The following are encoded in a window of Esox lucius isolate fEsoLuc1 chromosome 14, fEsoLuc1.pri, whole genome shotgun sequence genomic DNA:
- the sppl3 gene encoding signal peptide peptidase-like 3 isoform X1, which produces MAEQGYSSWAYSLVDSSQVSTFLISILLIVYGSFRSLNMDCENQEKDKDGNPVTNGAFNNGNTNNSESHIFGIQTIDSTQALFLPIGASVSLLVMFFFFDSVQVVFTICTAVLATIAFAFLLLPMCQYLTRPCSPQNKISFGCCGRFTLAELLSFSLSVMLVLIWVLTGHWLLMDALAMGLCVAMIAFVRLPSLKVSCLLLSGLLIYDVFWVFFSAYIFNSNVMVKVATQPADNPLDVLSRKLHLGPGMGRDVPRLSLPGKLVFPSSTGSHFSMLGIGDIVMPGLLLCFVLRYDNYKKQASGEAVGPGTPGRMQRVSYFHCTLIGYFVGLLTATVASRIHRAAQPALLYLVPFTLLPLLTMAYLKGDLRRMWSEPFHTKASSSRFLEV; this is translated from the exons GGCGTACTCCCTTGTTGACTCCAGCCAGGTGTCTACCTTCCTCATCTCCATCCTCCTCATCGTCTATGGCAGCTTCAG ATCATTAAACATGGACTGTGAGAACCAAGAGAAGGATAAGGATGGTAACCCTGTCACCAATGGGGCCTTCAACAATGgcaacacaaacaacagtgagtcTCACATATTTG GTATTCAGACCATAGACTCCACGCAGGCGCTGTTTCTGCCAATAGGGGCCTCTGTGTCTCTGCTCGTTATGTTCTTCTTCTTCGATTCTGTCCAGGTGGTCTTCACCATTTGCACAGCAG TTCTTGCGACGATTGCTTTTGCATTCCTCCTGTTGCCAATGTGCCAGTACTTGACCAGACCCTGCTCCCCACAAAACAA GATCTCGTTCGGCTGCTGTGGGCGCTTCACTCTGGCCGAACTCCTCtcattctccctgtctgtcatgCTGGTACTCATTTGGGTGCTGACTGGACACTGGCTCCTCATGGACG CTCTTGCCATGGGCCTGTGTGTGGCCATGATAGCCTTTGTGCGACTGCCCAGTTTGAAGGTGTCTTGCCTGCTGTTGTCAGGGCTACTCATCTATGATGTGTTTTGG GTGTTCTTCTCAGCCTACATATTCAACAGCAACGTGATGGTGAAGGTGGCCACCCAGCCTGCTGATAACCCTTTAGACGTACTGTCCAGGAAGCTTCACCTGGGCCCCGGGATGGGCCGCGACGTCCCCCGTCTGTCCCTTCCTGGCAAGCTGGTCTTCCCCAG TTCCACAGGCAGTCACTTCTCCATGCTGGGGATTGGGGACATTGTGATGCCGGGGCTGCTGCTGTGCTTTGTGCTGCGCTACGACAACTACAAGAAGCAGGCCAGCGGGGAGGCTGTTGGGCCGGGTACTCCCGGACGCATGCAGCGCGTCTCCTACTTCCACTGCACTCTAATCGGATACTTTGTGG GCCTGCTGACTGCCACCGTGGCCTCCCGGATCCACCGTGCTGCTCAGCCTGCCCTGCTCTACCTGGTGCCCTTCACCCTGCTGCCTCTCCTCACCATGGCCTACCTGAAG GGAGATCTGCGGCGCATGTGGTCAGAGCCTTTCCACACAAAGGCCAGCAGCTCTCGTTTCCTGGAGGTATGA
- the nt5c2l1 gene encoding 5'-nucleotidase, cytosolic II, like 1 isoform X1: MEDPIWSARGQPIKSDTDPSVSPDVSLVKSKDHQHKVFVNRSVTLENIKCYGFDMDYTLAAYKSPDYESLGFELLRDRLVSIGYPHELLRYSYDPTFPTRGLVFDTMFGNLLKVDSNGNIMLCTHGFTFLKKEKIQEYYPNNFIQKSDTDRFYILNTLFNLSETYLYGCLVDLFNGCSRYVNCQKGYKYGDLFTSFRSMFQDVRDAMDYVHESGSLKERTLKNLDKYVIRDPNLPVLLTRIKQVSKVFLATNSDYTYTEAIMKYLLETPPCTKRPKTQWRAYFDLVVVDTRKPLFFAEGTVLRQVDTNTGKLRIGTYTGDLQHGTVYSGGSSDIVCDLLDVKGKDILYVGDHIFGDILKSKKRQGWKTFMVVPELSRELQVWKDMRYLFEELKRLDVFLAELYTHLDSSSPECPEIHAIQTRMKMVTYRMDMSYGKMGSLLRSGSRQTLFASQLMRYADLYSSNCINLLYYPFSYLFRATPTLMPHETADHQSFDIPTPDFFALDQVRRMAEGKNTIEQGDTQDLKEM; this comes from the exons ATGGAGGATCCGATTTGGAGTGCGAGAGGTCAACCAATTAAATCGGATACAGACCCGAGCGTTTCGCCTGATGTGTCTTTGGTGAAAAGCAAGGACCATCAGCACAA GGTGTTTGTTAATAGGAGTGTAACTTTGGAGAACATCAAATGCTATGGCTTTGATATGGACTACACTCTGGCAG CTTACAAGTCTCCTGACTATGAGAGCCTGGGCTTTGAGCTTCTCAGAGACAGACTGGTGTCTATAGGTTATCCCCATGAGCTGCTACGTTACAGCTATGACCCTACCTTCCCCACACG TGGCCTGGTGTTTGACACAATGTTTGGTAACTTGCTAAAGGTGGACTCcaatggaaacattatgctgtGCACTCATGGATTCACCTTTCTAAAAAA GGAAAAGATCCAGGAATACTACCCCAACAACTTCATTCAGAAAAGCGACACGGACCGCTTCTATATCCTCAACACTCTTTTCAACCTCTCAG AGACATATCTATATGGCTGCCTTGTGGACCTCTTCAATGGTTGCAGCAGATACGTAAA CTGCCAGAAAGGTTACAAATATGGTGACTTGTTCACGTCCTTCAGAAGCATGTTCCAGGATGTTCGAGACGCAATGGACTACGTTCATGAGTCG GGCAGTCTGAAGGAAAGAACACTGAAGAATCTGGATAAATATGTCATTAGGGAT CCAAATTTGCCAGTTCTCCTGACTCGCATTAAGCAAGTGTCCAAGGTTTTCCTGGCGACCAACAGTGACTACACCTACACTGAG GCTATCATGAAATACCTTCTTGAAACTCCACCTTGTACCAAG aggcCAAAGACACAGTGGCGTGCATACTTTGACCTTGTCGTTGTGGATACAAGGAAGCCACTATTTTTCGCTGAGGGAACTGTGTTGAGACAGGTGGACACG AACACAGGGAAGCTACGCATTGGAACCTACACAGGAGACCTCCAGCATGGAACTGTCTACTCTGGTG GTTCCTCAGACATTGTGTGTGACCTGCTGGATGTGAAGGGGAAGGATATTCTCTATGTGGGAGACCACATCTTTGGAGACATCCTTAAGTCTAAGAAGAGGCAAGGATGGAAGACCTTCATGGTGGTGCCAGAGTTGTCCAGGGAGCTACAGGTGTGGAAAGACATGAGAT ATCTCTTTGAGGAGCTGAAGCGTCTTGATGTGTTTTTAGCTGAGTTGTACAC GCACCTGGACAGTAGTTCTCCAGAATGCCCAGAAATCCATGCCATCCAGACCAGGATGAAG ATGGTGACCTATAGAATGGATATGTCCTATGGGAAGATGGGCAGCCTGCTGCGAAGTGGCAGCAGACAGACTCTGTTTGCCAGCCAGCTCATGCGTTACGCTGACCTATACTCTTCAAACTGCATCAACCTGCTTTACTACCCATTCAGCTACCTGTTCAGAGCCACCCCTACCTTG ATGCCCCACGAGACTGCGGACCATCAGTCCTTTGACATCCCCACACCTGACTTCTTTGCTCTGGATCAGGTCCGTAGAATGGCTGAAGGCaag AACACGATTGAACAGGGTGACACACAGGATCTAAAAGAGATGTGA
- the nt5c2l1 gene encoding 5'-nucleotidase, cytosolic II, like 1 isoform X3, which produces MEDPIWSARGQPIKSDTDPSVSPDVSLVKSKDHQHKVFVNRSVTLENIKCYGFDMDYTLAAYKSPDYESLGFELLRDRLVSIGYPHELLRYSYDPTFPTRGLVFDTMFGNLLKVDSNGNIMLCTHGFTFLKKEKIQEYYPNNFIQKSDTDRFYILNTLFNLSETYLYGCLVDLFNGCSRYVNCQKGYKYGDLFTSFRSMFQDVRDAMDYVHESGSLKERTLKNLDKYVIRDPNLPVLLTRIKQVSKVFLATNSDYTYTEAIMKYLLETPPCTKRPKTQWRAYFDLVVVDTRKPLFFAEGTVLRQVDTNTGKLRIGTYTGDLQHGTVYSGGSSDIVCDLLDVKGKDILYVGDHIFGDILKSKKRQGWKTFMVVPELSRELQVWKDMRYLFEELKRLDVFLAELYTHLDSSSPECPEIHAIQTRMKMVTYRMDMSYGKMGSLLRSGSRQTLFASQLMRYADLYSSNCINLLYYPFSYLFRATPTLMPHETADHQSFDIPTPDFFALDQVRRMAEEHD; this is translated from the exons ATGGAGGATCCGATTTGGAGTGCGAGAGGTCAACCAATTAAATCGGATACAGACCCGAGCGTTTCGCCTGATGTGTCTTTGGTGAAAAGCAAGGACCATCAGCACAA GGTGTTTGTTAATAGGAGTGTAACTTTGGAGAACATCAAATGCTATGGCTTTGATATGGACTACACTCTGGCAG CTTACAAGTCTCCTGACTATGAGAGCCTGGGCTTTGAGCTTCTCAGAGACAGACTGGTGTCTATAGGTTATCCCCATGAGCTGCTACGTTACAGCTATGACCCTACCTTCCCCACACG TGGCCTGGTGTTTGACACAATGTTTGGTAACTTGCTAAAGGTGGACTCcaatggaaacattatgctgtGCACTCATGGATTCACCTTTCTAAAAAA GGAAAAGATCCAGGAATACTACCCCAACAACTTCATTCAGAAAAGCGACACGGACCGCTTCTATATCCTCAACACTCTTTTCAACCTCTCAG AGACATATCTATATGGCTGCCTTGTGGACCTCTTCAATGGTTGCAGCAGATACGTAAA CTGCCAGAAAGGTTACAAATATGGTGACTTGTTCACGTCCTTCAGAAGCATGTTCCAGGATGTTCGAGACGCAATGGACTACGTTCATGAGTCG GGCAGTCTGAAGGAAAGAACACTGAAGAATCTGGATAAATATGTCATTAGGGAT CCAAATTTGCCAGTTCTCCTGACTCGCATTAAGCAAGTGTCCAAGGTTTTCCTGGCGACCAACAGTGACTACACCTACACTGAG GCTATCATGAAATACCTTCTTGAAACTCCACCTTGTACCAAG aggcCAAAGACACAGTGGCGTGCATACTTTGACCTTGTCGTTGTGGATACAAGGAAGCCACTATTTTTCGCTGAGGGAACTGTGTTGAGACAGGTGGACACG AACACAGGGAAGCTACGCATTGGAACCTACACAGGAGACCTCCAGCATGGAACTGTCTACTCTGGTG GTTCCTCAGACATTGTGTGTGACCTGCTGGATGTGAAGGGGAAGGATATTCTCTATGTGGGAGACCACATCTTTGGAGACATCCTTAAGTCTAAGAAGAGGCAAGGATGGAAGACCTTCATGGTGGTGCCAGAGTTGTCCAGGGAGCTACAGGTGTGGAAAGACATGAGAT ATCTCTTTGAGGAGCTGAAGCGTCTTGATGTGTTTTTAGCTGAGTTGTACAC GCACCTGGACAGTAGTTCTCCAGAATGCCCAGAAATCCATGCCATCCAGACCAGGATGAAG ATGGTGACCTATAGAATGGATATGTCCTATGGGAAGATGGGCAGCCTGCTGCGAAGTGGCAGCAGACAGACTCTGTTTGCCAGCCAGCTCATGCGTTACGCTGACCTATACTCTTCAAACTGCATCAACCTGCTTTACTACCCATTCAGCTACCTGTTCAGAGCCACCCCTACCTTG ATGCCCCACGAGACTGCGGACCATCAGTCCTTTGACATCCCCACACCTGACTTCTTTGCTCTGGATCAGGTCCGTAGAATGGCTGAAG AACACGATTGA
- the sppl3 gene encoding signal peptide peptidase-like 3 isoform X2, with protein sequence MAEQGYSSWAYSLVDSSQVSTFLISILLIVYGSFRSLNMDCENQEKDKDGNPVTNGAFNNGNTNNSIQTIDSTQALFLPIGASVSLLVMFFFFDSVQVVFTICTAVLATIAFAFLLLPMCQYLTRPCSPQNKISFGCCGRFTLAELLSFSLSVMLVLIWVLTGHWLLMDALAMGLCVAMIAFVRLPSLKVSCLLLSGLLIYDVFWVFFSAYIFNSNVMVKVATQPADNPLDVLSRKLHLGPGMGRDVPRLSLPGKLVFPSSTGSHFSMLGIGDIVMPGLLLCFVLRYDNYKKQASGEAVGPGTPGRMQRVSYFHCTLIGYFVGLLTATVASRIHRAAQPALLYLVPFTLLPLLTMAYLKGDLRRMWSEPFHTKASSSRFLEV encoded by the exons GGCGTACTCCCTTGTTGACTCCAGCCAGGTGTCTACCTTCCTCATCTCCATCCTCCTCATCGTCTATGGCAGCTTCAG ATCATTAAACATGGACTGTGAGAACCAAGAGAAGGATAAGGATGGTAACCCTGTCACCAATGGGGCCTTCAACAATGgcaacacaaacaaca GTATTCAGACCATAGACTCCACGCAGGCGCTGTTTCTGCCAATAGGGGCCTCTGTGTCTCTGCTCGTTATGTTCTTCTTCTTCGATTCTGTCCAGGTGGTCTTCACCATTTGCACAGCAG TTCTTGCGACGATTGCTTTTGCATTCCTCCTGTTGCCAATGTGCCAGTACTTGACCAGACCCTGCTCCCCACAAAACAA GATCTCGTTCGGCTGCTGTGGGCGCTTCACTCTGGCCGAACTCCTCtcattctccctgtctgtcatgCTGGTACTCATTTGGGTGCTGACTGGACACTGGCTCCTCATGGACG CTCTTGCCATGGGCCTGTGTGTGGCCATGATAGCCTTTGTGCGACTGCCCAGTTTGAAGGTGTCTTGCCTGCTGTTGTCAGGGCTACTCATCTATGATGTGTTTTGG GTGTTCTTCTCAGCCTACATATTCAACAGCAACGTGATGGTGAAGGTGGCCACCCAGCCTGCTGATAACCCTTTAGACGTACTGTCCAGGAAGCTTCACCTGGGCCCCGGGATGGGCCGCGACGTCCCCCGTCTGTCCCTTCCTGGCAAGCTGGTCTTCCCCAG TTCCACAGGCAGTCACTTCTCCATGCTGGGGATTGGGGACATTGTGATGCCGGGGCTGCTGCTGTGCTTTGTGCTGCGCTACGACAACTACAAGAAGCAGGCCAGCGGGGAGGCTGTTGGGCCGGGTACTCCCGGACGCATGCAGCGCGTCTCCTACTTCCACTGCACTCTAATCGGATACTTTGTGG GCCTGCTGACTGCCACCGTGGCCTCCCGGATCCACCGTGCTGCTCAGCCTGCCCTGCTCTACCTGGTGCCCTTCACCCTGCTGCCTCTCCTCACCATGGCCTACCTGAAG GGAGATCTGCGGCGCATGTGGTCAGAGCCTTTCCACACAAAGGCCAGCAGCTCTCGTTTCCTGGAGGTATGA
- the nt5c2l1 gene encoding 5'-nucleotidase, cytosolic II, like 1 isoform X2, producing the protein MEDPIWSARGQPIKSDTDPSVSPDVSLVKSKDHQHKVFVNRSVTLENIKCYGFDMDYTLAAYKSPDYESLGFELLRDRLVSIGYPHELLRYSYDPTFPTRGLVFDTMFGNLLKVDSNGNIMLCTHGFTFLKKEKIQEYYPNNFIQKSDTDRFYILNTLFNLSETYLYGCLVDLFNGCSRYVNCQKGYKYGDLFTSFRSMFQDVRDAMDYVHESGSLKERTLKNLDKYVIRDPNLPVLLTRIKQVSKVFLATNSDYTYTEAIMKYLLETPPCTKRPKTQWRAYFDLVVVDTRKPLFFAEGTVLRQVDTNTGKLRIGTYTGDLQHGTVYSGGSSDIVCDLLDVKGKDILYVGDHIFGDILKSKKRQGWKTFMVVPELSRELQVWKDMRYLFEELKRLDVFLAELYTHLDSSSPECPEIHAIQTRMKMVTYRMDMSYGKMGSLLRSGSRQTLFASQLMRYADLYSSNCINLLYYPFSYLFRATPTLMPHETADHQSFDIPTPDFFALDQNTIEQGDTQDLKEM; encoded by the exons ATGGAGGATCCGATTTGGAGTGCGAGAGGTCAACCAATTAAATCGGATACAGACCCGAGCGTTTCGCCTGATGTGTCTTTGGTGAAAAGCAAGGACCATCAGCACAA GGTGTTTGTTAATAGGAGTGTAACTTTGGAGAACATCAAATGCTATGGCTTTGATATGGACTACACTCTGGCAG CTTACAAGTCTCCTGACTATGAGAGCCTGGGCTTTGAGCTTCTCAGAGACAGACTGGTGTCTATAGGTTATCCCCATGAGCTGCTACGTTACAGCTATGACCCTACCTTCCCCACACG TGGCCTGGTGTTTGACACAATGTTTGGTAACTTGCTAAAGGTGGACTCcaatggaaacattatgctgtGCACTCATGGATTCACCTTTCTAAAAAA GGAAAAGATCCAGGAATACTACCCCAACAACTTCATTCAGAAAAGCGACACGGACCGCTTCTATATCCTCAACACTCTTTTCAACCTCTCAG AGACATATCTATATGGCTGCCTTGTGGACCTCTTCAATGGTTGCAGCAGATACGTAAA CTGCCAGAAAGGTTACAAATATGGTGACTTGTTCACGTCCTTCAGAAGCATGTTCCAGGATGTTCGAGACGCAATGGACTACGTTCATGAGTCG GGCAGTCTGAAGGAAAGAACACTGAAGAATCTGGATAAATATGTCATTAGGGAT CCAAATTTGCCAGTTCTCCTGACTCGCATTAAGCAAGTGTCCAAGGTTTTCCTGGCGACCAACAGTGACTACACCTACACTGAG GCTATCATGAAATACCTTCTTGAAACTCCACCTTGTACCAAG aggcCAAAGACACAGTGGCGTGCATACTTTGACCTTGTCGTTGTGGATACAAGGAAGCCACTATTTTTCGCTGAGGGAACTGTGTTGAGACAGGTGGACACG AACACAGGGAAGCTACGCATTGGAACCTACACAGGAGACCTCCAGCATGGAACTGTCTACTCTGGTG GTTCCTCAGACATTGTGTGTGACCTGCTGGATGTGAAGGGGAAGGATATTCTCTATGTGGGAGACCACATCTTTGGAGACATCCTTAAGTCTAAGAAGAGGCAAGGATGGAAGACCTTCATGGTGGTGCCAGAGTTGTCCAGGGAGCTACAGGTGTGGAAAGACATGAGAT ATCTCTTTGAGGAGCTGAAGCGTCTTGATGTGTTTTTAGCTGAGTTGTACAC GCACCTGGACAGTAGTTCTCCAGAATGCCCAGAAATCCATGCCATCCAGACCAGGATGAAG ATGGTGACCTATAGAATGGATATGTCCTATGGGAAGATGGGCAGCCTGCTGCGAAGTGGCAGCAGACAGACTCTGTTTGCCAGCCAGCTCATGCGTTACGCTGACCTATACTCTTCAAACTGCATCAACCTGCTTTACTACCCATTCAGCTACCTGTTCAGAGCCACCCCTACCTTG ATGCCCCACGAGACTGCGGACCATCAGTCCTTTGACATCCCCACACCTGACTTCTTTGCTCTGGATCAG AACACGATTGAACAGGGTGACACACAGGATCTAAAAGAGATGTGA
- the nt5c2l1 gene encoding 5'-nucleotidase, cytosolic II, like 1 isoform X4: MEDPIWSARGQPIKSDTDPSVSPDVSLVKSKDHQHKEKIQEYYPNNFIQKSDTDRFYILNTLFNLSETYLYGCLVDLFNGCSRYVNCQKGYKYGDLFTSFRSMFQDVRDAMDYVHESGSLKERTLKNLDKYVIRDPNLPVLLTRIKQVSKVFLATNSDYTYTEAIMKYLLETPPCTKRPKTQWRAYFDLVVVDTRKPLFFAEGTVLRQVDTNTGKLRIGTYTGDLQHGTVYSGGSSDIVCDLLDVKGKDILYVGDHIFGDILKSKKRQGWKTFMVVPELSRELQVWKDMRYLFEELKRLDVFLAELYTHLDSSSPECPEIHAIQTRMKMVTYRMDMSYGKMGSLLRSGSRQTLFASQLMRYADLYSSNCINLLYYPFSYLFRATPTLMPHETADHQSFDIPTPDFFALDQVRRMAEGKNTIEQGDTQDLKEM, encoded by the exons ATGGAGGATCCGATTTGGAGTGCGAGAGGTCAACCAATTAAATCGGATACAGACCCGAGCGTTTCGCCTGATGTGTCTTTGGTGAAAAGCAAGGACCATCAGCACAA GGAAAAGATCCAGGAATACTACCCCAACAACTTCATTCAGAAAAGCGACACGGACCGCTTCTATATCCTCAACACTCTTTTCAACCTCTCAG AGACATATCTATATGGCTGCCTTGTGGACCTCTTCAATGGTTGCAGCAGATACGTAAA CTGCCAGAAAGGTTACAAATATGGTGACTTGTTCACGTCCTTCAGAAGCATGTTCCAGGATGTTCGAGACGCAATGGACTACGTTCATGAGTCG GGCAGTCTGAAGGAAAGAACACTGAAGAATCTGGATAAATATGTCATTAGGGAT CCAAATTTGCCAGTTCTCCTGACTCGCATTAAGCAAGTGTCCAAGGTTTTCCTGGCGACCAACAGTGACTACACCTACACTGAG GCTATCATGAAATACCTTCTTGAAACTCCACCTTGTACCAAG aggcCAAAGACACAGTGGCGTGCATACTTTGACCTTGTCGTTGTGGATACAAGGAAGCCACTATTTTTCGCTGAGGGAACTGTGTTGAGACAGGTGGACACG AACACAGGGAAGCTACGCATTGGAACCTACACAGGAGACCTCCAGCATGGAACTGTCTACTCTGGTG GTTCCTCAGACATTGTGTGTGACCTGCTGGATGTGAAGGGGAAGGATATTCTCTATGTGGGAGACCACATCTTTGGAGACATCCTTAAGTCTAAGAAGAGGCAAGGATGGAAGACCTTCATGGTGGTGCCAGAGTTGTCCAGGGAGCTACAGGTGTGGAAAGACATGAGAT ATCTCTTTGAGGAGCTGAAGCGTCTTGATGTGTTTTTAGCTGAGTTGTACAC GCACCTGGACAGTAGTTCTCCAGAATGCCCAGAAATCCATGCCATCCAGACCAGGATGAAG ATGGTGACCTATAGAATGGATATGTCCTATGGGAAGATGGGCAGCCTGCTGCGAAGTGGCAGCAGACAGACTCTGTTTGCCAGCCAGCTCATGCGTTACGCTGACCTATACTCTTCAAACTGCATCAACCTGCTTTACTACCCATTCAGCTACCTGTTCAGAGCCACCCCTACCTTG ATGCCCCACGAGACTGCGGACCATCAGTCCTTTGACATCCCCACACCTGACTTCTTTGCTCTGGATCAGGTCCGTAGAATGGCTGAAGGCaag AACACGATTGAACAGGGTGACACACAGGATCTAAAAGAGATGTGA